The following proteins come from a genomic window of Actinomycetota bacterium:
- a CDS encoding sulfite exporter TauE/SafE family protein translates to MRPIARRGAVLAALATLLLVAGAAGAAAHPLGNFTVNTASGLRVGPDRLVVDYVVDMAEIPAFQTRQAIDADHDGEVADTEAAAWRARECPRLAAGLRATVDGRAAPLAVAGSALRFPEGVGGLETLRLECALSAPLPAGGSLAYADTNLQDRVGWREVTAVGDRATLEAADVPAPSPSARLTTYPEDQLSSPLDQRSASLRYRPGGPPAPAAEGPAGAAPPGAGTGTPAEAPGPLSRGGVDRATAAFTALVGERSLSPGFAVAALLLAVGLGAAHAVAPGHGKTVMAAYLVGLRGSLRQAATIGATVTLTHTAGVLILGLVLSTSRAVASERVYPWLGLGGGLLLAAVGLGLLVRARSGHRHAHGHDHPHRHGHDHDHDHDHGVAGRPLGRRGLVALGLAGGLVPSPSAVVVLLGGIALGQAWFGVALVVAYGLGMAATLTGVGLLLAHLRTRMERRLNLPAGSLLARLGRLLPAATASVIVVVGLALAASGAAQL, encoded by the coding sequence GTGAGGCCGATCGCGCGCCGCGGCGCCGTCCTGGCCGCCCTCGCCACACTCCTGCTGGTGGCCGGGGCGGCCGGGGCGGCGGCCCATCCCCTGGGGAACTTCACCGTCAACACCGCAAGCGGGCTCCGGGTCGGGCCCGACCGGCTGGTCGTCGACTACGTGGTCGACATGGCCGAGATCCCCGCCTTCCAGACCCGCCAGGCGATCGACGCCGACCATGACGGCGAGGTCGCCGACACCGAGGCCGCCGCCTGGCGCGCCCGCGAGTGCCCCCGCCTGGCCGCCGGCCTCCGGGCCACGGTCGACGGGCGGGCCGCGCCGCTGGCCGTCGCCGGGTCGGCCCTCCGCTTCCCCGAGGGCGTCGGCGGCCTGGAGACCCTGCGCCTGGAGTGCGCCCTGTCCGCCCCCCTGCCGGCCGGCGGGTCCCTCGCCTACGCCGACACCAACCTCCAGGACCGGGTCGGCTGGCGCGAGGTCACCGCCGTCGGCGACCGCGCCACCCTGGAAGCCGCCGACGTCCCCGCCCCCAGCCCCAGCGCCCGCCTCACCACCTACCCGGAGGACCAGCTCAGCTCCCCCCTCGACCAGCGCAGCGCCAGCCTCCGCTACCGGCCAGGTGGTCCCCCGGCCCCAGCGGCCGAGGGACCGGCCGGTGCCGCACCCCCGGGGGCGGGGACCGGGACCCCGGCCGAGGCTCCAGGACCGCTGTCCCGGGGTGGGGTGGACCGGGCCACGGCGGCGTTCACGGCGCTGGTGGGCGAACGGTCGCTGTCGCCCGGGTTCGCGGTGGCGGCGTTGCTGCTGGCGGTGGGGCTGGGGGCGGCGCATGCGGTGGCGCCCGGGCATGGCAAGACGGTCATGGCCGCCTACCTGGTGGGGCTGCGCGGCAGCCTGCGCCAGGCGGCGACCATCGGGGCCACGGTCACCCTCACCCACACCGCCGGGGTGCTCATCCTCGGCCTGGTCCTCAGCACCTCCCGGGCGGTCGCGTCCGAGCGGGTCTACCCCTGGCTCGGCCTGGGCGGCGGTCTCCTCCTGGCCGCCGTCGGCCTCGGGCTGCTCGTCCGCGCCCGCAGCGGGCACCGGCACGCCCACGGGCACGACCATCCCCACCGGCACGGGCACGACCACGACCATGACCACGACCACGGGGTCGCCGGGCGGCCGCTCGGCCGGCGGGGGCTGGTGGCCCTCGGCCTGGCCGGGGGGCTGGTGCCGAGCCCGTCGGCGGTGGTGGTGCTGCTGGGCGGGATCGCCCTCGGCCAGGCCTGGTTCGGGGTCGCCCTGGTGGTGGCCTACGGGCTCGGCATGGCCGCCACCCTCACCGGGGTCGGCCTGCTCCTGGCCCATCTCCGGACCCGGATGGAGCGCCGCCTCAACCTCCCGGCGGGGTCGCTCCTGGCCCGCCTCGGCCGGCTCCTCCCGGCCGCCACCGCCTCGGTGATCGTGGTCGTCGGCCTGGCCCTGGCCGCCAGCGGCGCCGCCCAGCTCTGA